A portion of the Rhodothermales bacterium genome contains these proteins:
- a CDS encoding dihydrodipicolinate reductase, with product MKKPIRVIQYGVGPIGLEVARAALKKQSTGKLELVGAVDVDPKKAGRDLGELLGVSDVGIVVSDDIHAVLAETKPDVVMHTTQSFMDLIEDQLIACIEAGAHVVSSTEELSYPFDRAPEICSRLDAACKKHNRVIIGTGVNPGYAMDVLAVAATGVCLDVERVEVARVVNAGKRRGPLQRKIGAGLTEGEFNEKKATGRFGHIGLRESMLLVADALDWHPDRVTETLDPVFADSAIDTGIVQVEAGRVAGIHQEVTAYVENVPVIHLDLKMAVSEKNSSDRVIVHGSPSMNVLVDGGIFGDSATVAAVINAIPMAMSANPGLRKVTELPVPRAFAI from the coding sequence ATGAAGAAACCTATTCGCGTCATCCAATATGGCGTCGGCCCCATCGGACTCGAGGTCGCCCGCGCCGCTCTCAAGAAACAGTCAACCGGTAAACTTGAACTGGTCGGCGCCGTCGATGTGGATCCGAAGAAGGCGGGCCGGGATCTGGGTGAATTGCTTGGCGTCAGCGACGTTGGCATCGTTGTCTCTGACGACATCCACGCGGTACTCGCGGAGACCAAACCTGACGTCGTTATGCATACGACGCAGTCTTTCATGGACTTGATCGAAGACCAGCTGATCGCCTGCATAGAGGCCGGCGCTCACGTCGTTTCGTCCACTGAGGAACTCTCGTATCCGTTTGATCGCGCTCCTGAAATCTGTAGTCGACTCGATGCCGCATGCAAGAAGCACAATCGAGTGATCATCGGAACCGGAGTAAACCCCGGCTACGCCATGGATGTCCTCGCCGTCGCCGCAACAGGAGTCTGCCTCGACGTCGAACGGGTCGAGGTCGCCAGGGTAGTGAATGCAGGAAAGCGCAGAGGTCCGTTACAGAGGAAGATTGGAGCCGGACTCACCGAAGGTGAGTTCAATGAGAAGAAGGCAACGGGAAGGTTCGGTCATATCGGACTGCGCGAGTCCATGCTGCTCGTCGCCGACGCCCTCGATTGGCACCCCGATCGTGTCACCGAAACGCTGGACCCTGTCTTCGCCGACAGCGCGATTGACACCGGAATCGTGCAAGTCGAGGCTGGTCGCGTTGCAGGGATTCATCAGGAGGTGACCGCCTATGTTGAAAACGTCCCGGTAATCCATCTTGACCTCAAGATGGCCGTATCGGAGAAGAACTCATCTGACCGCGTCATTGTGCACGGCTCGCCGTCGATGAACGTTCTGGTTGACGGCGGGATATTCGGTGACTCGGCTACCGTCGCAGCTGTCATCAACGCCATTCCAATGGCGATGAGTGCGAACCCCGGATTGCGCAAGGTGACGGAACTGCCTGTTCCGAGGGCCTTCGCCATTTGA
- a CDS encoding HDIG domain-containing protein codes for MGLLDTFRFGRKKARPVGQRLEKGFDATRFEQRDLILKIGIFFILVLLTVAAFPRDDVFEYSVNVGDTWNKETLVADFDFSIRKAAATYEAELEQVKRETPPFFQSDPEANARMTAHRDTVVAQLSRIFPAYEGFKFNQLRGRTEQARLDSIRYYVLRRNARLKLTPDQWSMLADSYAERVPGLSTTTRVTPQGPRLDETIVRLAWELGGQLLTFGVLDIPLDSVFTDVIRVRDDRSETELEKTEVYGLNEAYLAAREEFARRFRDDPRRAMLAEGFFRAIFQPSLSYLRERTAREWQEEQRKISPTEGLVESGTILVSKGDIVTSDTKQILTSLEEARDQRWGKRIRWRVLLGQFLVTFVIYLFFFLYLYLLRRTVFDDNTMVVLMAVLFAATVGLFAFALRVPYLQMYVVPVSIVAVLLTVMFDSRVGLFGTITISMIGAVLLQYDFEFFFATVFAGTMGVHSVRDIKNRAQFFLSAGVVFLSYTVVLGATYLLQATATTHLLADLVQVAISSFFLVMAYPLLWVFERSFGLSTDLTFLELSDTNRPLLKDLSLKAPGTFNHSLQVANLAEAAAAAVGANALMTRVGALYHDIGKMQKPEYFVENQRPGENPHDQLKPRMSALIIASHVKEGIEMARNAGLPQQVISFIPTHHGTSLISYFYQRAIERKAGSESDVQESEFRYPGPKPVSKETGILMLADSVEAASRSLTSPTHKRLESLIESLFKSRVEDGQLENTDLTFLDLNVIKETFLSILLGMYHIRVKYPGQDRLEEPADDEEDSKTPPKLKDASDAVTSELDEVEAPSLEESKPDLFRQTAEGLSPRRPPSGADDAPDGQQTG; via the coding sequence ATGGGACTATTAGATACATTTCGCTTCGGTAGAAAGAAGGCTCGCCCGGTCGGACAGCGCCTCGAAAAGGGATTTGACGCGACCCGATTTGAGCAACGCGATCTGATTCTCAAGATCGGCATCTTCTTCATTCTGGTGCTCCTTACAGTTGCCGCGTTTCCCAGAGACGATGTTTTCGAGTATTCGGTCAACGTCGGAGACACATGGAACAAGGAGACGTTGGTCGCCGATTTTGATTTCTCAATTCGCAAGGCCGCGGCCACTTACGAGGCAGAGCTGGAGCAGGTAAAGAGAGAGACGCCGCCGTTTTTTCAGAGTGACCCCGAAGCAAACGCTCGCATGACGGCCCACCGGGATACGGTGGTGGCGCAACTCAGCCGCATATTCCCGGCCTACGAGGGGTTCAAGTTCAATCAGTTGAGAGGCCGGACAGAACAAGCTCGTCTCGATTCAATACGCTATTACGTGCTCCGGCGTAACGCGAGGCTCAAGCTCACCCCTGATCAGTGGTCTATGCTGGCCGACTCATATGCAGAACGTGTTCCGGGGTTGTCAACGACGACACGAGTTACTCCTCAGGGACCACGCCTTGACGAAACGATAGTCCGCCTGGCCTGGGAATTGGGTGGACAACTTCTCACGTTCGGGGTTCTTGATATCCCGCTGGATAGCGTGTTCACTGACGTCATTCGCGTTCGGGACGATCGGTCTGAAACCGAACTGGAGAAGACGGAGGTGTACGGCCTGAATGAGGCCTACCTGGCGGCCAGAGAGGAGTTTGCCAGACGATTCCGGGATGACCCTCGTCGAGCAATGCTGGCGGAGGGTTTCTTTCGCGCAATCTTCCAGCCGTCACTCAGCTATTTGCGAGAACGCACCGCACGCGAATGGCAGGAAGAACAGAGAAAGATCTCGCCGACGGAGGGCCTCGTAGAGTCCGGAACAATCCTTGTCAGCAAGGGCGACATCGTTACATCCGACACCAAGCAGATCCTGACTTCGCTGGAGGAGGCGCGAGATCAGCGGTGGGGCAAACGAATTCGCTGGCGTGTCTTGCTCGGTCAGTTCCTCGTCACGTTCGTCATCTACCTCTTTTTCTTCCTCTATCTGTACTTGCTCCGACGAACGGTCTTCGATGACAATACGATGGTCGTATTGATGGCCGTTCTGTTTGCCGCAACTGTAGGTCTCTTCGCGTTCGCTCTCCGTGTCCCATATCTGCAGATGTACGTCGTTCCGGTGTCCATTGTGGCCGTATTGCTAACGGTGATGTTTGACTCGCGGGTGGGGCTGTTTGGCACCATTACGATCTCCATGATAGGTGCGGTACTGTTGCAGTACGATTTCGAATTCTTCTTCGCGACCGTATTTGCCGGGACGATGGGCGTCCACAGCGTCCGCGATATCAAGAATCGAGCTCAGTTCTTCTTGAGCGCGGGGGTGGTCTTTCTCTCGTACACCGTCGTGTTGGGAGCCACGTACCTTTTGCAGGCAACGGCCACTACGCATCTGCTGGCCGACCTTGTCCAGGTGGCCATTTCATCCTTCTTCCTCGTGATGGCATATCCGCTGTTGTGGGTGTTCGAAAGAAGTTTCGGACTATCGACGGATCTGACGTTCCTCGAACTGTCGGATACGAACCGGCCACTACTGAAGGACCTGAGTCTCAAGGCACCGGGGACATTTAATCACTCCTTGCAGGTGGCCAACCTCGCCGAAGCCGCCGCGGCCGCGGTGGGTGCGAATGCGCTGATGACGAGAGTCGGTGCGTTGTACCACGATATCGGTAAGATGCAGAAGCCGGAGTATTTCGTTGAGAACCAGCGTCCGGGCGAGAACCCGCATGATCAGCTGAAGCCACGAATGAGCGCTCTGATCATAGCAAGTCACGTGAAAGAAGGCATTGAAATGGCTCGAAATGCCGGATTACCACAGCAGGTAATAAGTTTTATCCCAACGCATCACGGCACTTCTTTAATCTCTTACTTTTACCAGCGAGCCATAGAGCGAAAGGCAGGCTCGGAGTCAGACGTTCAGGAGTCCGAATTCAGATATCCAGGCCCGAAGCCGGTCTCGAAAGAGACAGGAATTCTGATGCTTGCGGATTCCGTTGAGGCAGCTAGCCGTTCGCTGACGAGTCCGACTCACAAGCGATTGGAGTCACTGATTGAGTCTCTCTTCAAATCGAGGGTCGAGGACGGTCAGCTCGAGAACACCGACCTGACATTTCTTGACCTGAATGTCATCAAGGAAACGTTTCTGTCAATATTGCTCGGGATGTACCACATCCGCGTTAAGTACCCTGGGCAGGACCGCCTCGAGGAGCCTGCCGATGACGAGGAGGATTCGAAGACGCCTCCCAAGTTGAAAGACGCCTCCGATGCAGTCACATCAGAGCTAGACGAGGTGGAGGCCCCCAGCCTGGAAGAGAGCAAGCCCGATCTGTTCCGCCAAACCGCCGAAGGGTTGTCCCCAAGAAGACCTCCGTCGGGCGCGGACGACGCACCGGACGGCCAACAAACCGGGTAG
- the ligA gene encoding NAD-dependent DNA ligase LigA, with product MSLLQTTRDLQKALQVSPAESLDSDVAATLAPRLREVLNAHGHQYYVLDDPIIADAEYDVLISYLRVIETRFPGLATTDSPTLRVGAAPIERFEKFRHAEPLLSLGNAFTLDDVRQWYDRCQRSLSETYGDVQPAVTAELKIDGLALALTYVDGLLTVGATRGDGVVGEAITENVRTIPSVPLRIPVSTDESPPARLEVRGEAYIRKSDFEQLNERLASANQKVFSNPRNSAAGSLRQLDPAAAASRPLSFLAYSVGPSSERIAETQHERLKWLRTMGFAVSAHAEVFDDLEGVLGYCTAWTERREELNHEIDGVVLKIDRIDYQESLGSVSNAPRWAVAFKFPARESTTTLLDIIVNVGRTGMIKPEAVLEPVEIGGVTVSQATLHNEDYVVSRDIRIGDTVLVKRAGDVIPQVVGPVTGARAGLETLWKMPRSCPACSTELVRLPDEADYYCVSSECPAQFIRLLEHFASRGAMDIEGMGSKLAATLAQTGLVQHLSDIYRLEAAQLLMLDGFARKKAERLLAGIHASKRNGLARLLFALGIRHVGKTTAETLVPHFATIDDLSRATIEDLCAIDGIGDVIAESVVDWFRVDTNQTLIGDLKELGVNTARLDEEKTASAGRWSGLTFVLTGTLDTMTREEAKTLIVRGGGKVSGSVSRNTNYLVAGREPGSKVDRAIKLDVPVLKEPEWLRMLNEHVAAADPEDH from the coding sequence ATGAGTCTTCTCCAGACCACAAGAGATCTTCAGAAAGCACTGCAAGTGTCCCCTGCCGAAAGCCTCGATTCGGACGTGGCGGCTACTCTCGCACCCAGGCTCAGGGAGGTCCTGAACGCCCACGGACACCAGTATTACGTGCTAGACGATCCAATCATTGCGGACGCGGAATACGACGTCCTGATCAGTTATCTCCGCGTCATCGAGACTCGGTTCCCGGGACTCGCAACGACAGACTCTCCGACGCTCCGCGTAGGTGCTGCGCCGATCGAGCGCTTCGAGAAATTCCGACATGCGGAGCCGCTGCTGTCGCTTGGAAATGCGTTTACGCTCGACGATGTTCGGCAGTGGTATGACAGATGTCAGAGGAGTCTTTCCGAAACATACGGCGACGTGCAGCCCGCCGTGACGGCAGAACTGAAGATCGACGGCCTTGCCCTTGCACTGACTTATGTTGATGGTCTTCTGACCGTTGGAGCAACGCGTGGGGATGGTGTGGTCGGCGAGGCCATTACTGAAAACGTGCGGACAATTCCGTCGGTACCTCTCCGAATACCGGTCTCGACTGATGAATCGCCACCGGCGCGGCTCGAGGTCAGGGGAGAGGCATATATCAGGAAGAGTGACTTCGAGCAGCTCAACGAGCGACTGGCGTCTGCCAATCAGAAGGTGTTTTCAAATCCACGTAATTCGGCGGCCGGAAGTTTGAGACAGCTCGACCCGGCCGCGGCGGCTTCCCGCCCACTCAGCTTTCTGGCCTACAGTGTGGGGCCGTCGTCGGAGCGCATTGCGGAGACCCAACACGAGCGACTCAAGTGGCTCCGAACGATGGGGTTTGCGGTGAGCGCCCATGCTGAGGTCTTCGATGATCTAGAGGGTGTTCTCGGGTACTGTACAGCGTGGACGGAACGGCGCGAAGAACTCAACCACGAAATTGATGGAGTCGTGCTCAAGATCGATCGCATCGATTACCAGGAGTCGTTGGGAAGCGTCTCGAATGCTCCACGTTGGGCTGTGGCATTCAAGTTCCCCGCCCGCGAGTCTACGACAACGTTGCTCGACATAATCGTCAACGTCGGTCGTACGGGAATGATCAAGCCGGAGGCGGTACTCGAGCCCGTCGAGATCGGCGGTGTGACCGTGTCGCAGGCCACTCTGCATAATGAGGACTACGTTGTAAGTCGGGACATCAGAATCGGCGATACGGTGCTTGTGAAACGCGCCGGAGACGTCATACCGCAGGTCGTCGGACCGGTGACCGGAGCGCGGGCGGGTCTTGAGACCTTATGGAAGATGCCCAGATCGTGTCCGGCCTGCTCCACCGAGCTCGTCCGTCTTCCCGACGAGGCTGACTACTACTGCGTATCGTCAGAGTGCCCCGCTCAGTTCATTCGCCTCCTGGAGCATTTCGCATCACGCGGAGCGATGGACATCGAAGGCATGGGCAGCAAGCTTGCCGCAACTCTGGCTCAGACAGGACTGGTGCAGCACCTGTCGGACATTTATAGATTGGAGGCTGCCCAACTTCTGATGCTGGATGGATTTGCCCGGAAGAAGGCGGAGCGACTCCTTGCCGGTATTCACGCATCGAAGCGAAACGGTCTCGCACGTCTCCTGTTTGCACTGGGCATCCGGCACGTAGGGAAGACGACGGCGGAGACTCTGGTCCCGCATTTCGCGACAATTGACGATCTCTCGCGGGCGACCATCGAAGACCTATGTGCGATTGATGGAATCGGCGACGTGATTGCTGAAAGCGTAGTCGACTGGTTTCGCGTCGATACTAATCAGACGCTCATCGGTGACCTCAAGGAGCTCGGAGTCAATACCGCCAGACTAGACGAAGAGAAAACCGCTTCGGCCGGAAGGTGGTCCGGTCTCACGTTTGTCCTTACGGGCACCTTGGATACCATGACCAGGGAAGAGGCCAAGACCCTGATAGTACGAGGCGGAGGGAAGGTCAGTGGAAGTGTCTCGCGGAACACCAACTACCTGGTTGCAGGACGAGAACCGGGGTCTAAGGTCGATCGTGCGATCAAATTGGACGTGCCGGTCCTGAAGGAGCCCGAATGGTTGCGGATGCTAAACGAACACGTAGCAGCAGCCGATCCTGAGGATCATTGA
- a CDS encoding GntR family transcriptional regulator codes for MISIDPRSSSPIFEQLVKQLRYLIAKGHFDPRKNLPSTRALADTLGISFHTVRKAYQQLEAQGLLRATVGSGYRIENPAPLSPSDRIERGAEILAESLQQLVGLGLTDAEIEYLVDEQLGLLETSSTSREIIFVSSSPEIAETCAEALSRFLQRNVDGRSLAELSDRSDADYVLAEFRNVAGVRVRLPHADVIGISTHLGPEALDRFSRLLPSETLGLLTRDAESIRYLSDRIKRDSGFGGQIVATAVAAEDTDLSEFFQGVDLLGFTAATSRRINRITQHKITSVQVAVIPDADSLKSAADALP; via the coding sequence ATGATCTCAATCGATCCACGCAGTTCTTCGCCGATTTTCGAACAGTTAGTCAAACAGCTGCGCTATCTGATCGCGAAGGGTCATTTTGATCCGCGCAAGAACCTTCCGTCGACGCGCGCTCTTGCAGATACCCTCGGGATTTCGTTTCACACCGTCCGGAAGGCCTACCAGCAGTTGGAGGCGCAGGGGTTGTTGCGTGCTACGGTCGGTAGCGGCTACCGAATTGAGAACCCGGCGCCGCTAAGTCCTTCCGATCGAATCGAGCGCGGTGCGGAGATCCTGGCCGAATCGCTTCAGCAGCTCGTCGGACTCGGACTGACCGATGCGGAGATTGAGTACCTCGTCGACGAGCAACTCGGACTCCTGGAGACCAGCTCGACTTCCAGAGAAATCATTTTCGTATCTTCATCACCCGAGATTGCCGAAACCTGTGCCGAGGCACTCTCTCGATTTCTTCAACGTAACGTCGATGGGCGAAGCCTCGCGGAACTGTCGGATAGATCGGACGCAGACTACGTGCTCGCGGAATTCCGGAACGTCGCGGGAGTACGCGTCCGGCTGCCGCACGCCGACGTCATCGGGATTTCAACGCATCTCGGTCCAGAAGCTCTCGATCGCTTTTCGAGGCTCCTTCCAAGTGAGACACTTGGTCTCTTGACGCGTGATGCCGAAAGCATTAGATATCTGAGTGATCGAATAAAGCGTGATTCCGGGTTTGGCGGGCAGATCGTTGCAACCGCTGTAGCCGCAGAAGACACGGATCTCTCAGAGTTCTTCCAGGGAGTTGATCTTCTCGGATTTACCGCGGCCACGTCAAGGCGGATCAACCGCATCACGCAGCACAAAATCACATCCGTTCAAGTGGCAGTGATCCCTGATGCAGATTCGCTGAAAAGCGCCGCAGACGCACTACCGTAA
- a CDS encoding PIG-L family deacetylase — MHRFVLLAALAAVLSCPGAPKLRAQPLQDTAVLVVTAHPDDEAMFAGSLYRVAQELGGRVDLALVTDGAGGYRYSNLAERIYGVELTNPDVARQYLPAIRKQELMAGGRIIGFRQYYFLDQPDTGKTTDPDSILATVWNADFVLNRLTEILRSNRYDFVLTSLPRSDTHGHHKAAAILALRASQQLVDGKRPVVMGAWISDVGDETVLTFDGLDGYPESETISATSSFRFDKTQPLAGNDRLNYKIPVNWLIAEHKSQGTMQLFVNRGDIEEYWVYHLNPPDAVERAAGYFDALNNFVDSHGAPDGN, encoded by the coding sequence ATGCATCGATTTGTCCTCCTAGCAGCGCTTGCGGCTGTCCTGAGCTGCCCTGGCGCGCCGAAGCTTCGTGCCCAGCCATTGCAAGATACGGCGGTACTCGTCGTGACCGCACACCCGGACGATGAGGCCATGTTTGCCGGCTCCCTCTACCGGGTCGCTCAAGAGCTCGGGGGCCGCGTCGATCTCGCTCTCGTGACGGACGGCGCAGGTGGCTATCGCTACTCGAATCTGGCCGAGCGCATCTACGGGGTAGAGCTTACGAATCCGGATGTCGCGCGCCAGTATCTGCCCGCCATTCGAAAACAGGAACTGATGGCAGGAGGGCGCATCATTGGCTTTCGTCAATACTATTTCCTGGATCAGCCCGACACGGGCAAGACCACGGACCCCGACAGCATCCTCGCGACGGTCTGGAATGCTGACTTCGTCCTGAATCGGCTGACAGAGATTCTGAGGTCCAATCGCTACGACTTCGTTCTCACGTCCCTCCCCCGTTCGGACACGCACGGCCATCACAAAGCGGCAGCCATACTCGCCCTCCGGGCGTCGCAGCAACTCGTCGACGGTAAGCGCCCCGTCGTGATGGGGGCATGGATATCAGATGTCGGCGATGAGACGGTATTGACGTTCGACGGGTTGGACGGATATCCGGAGTCTGAAACGATTAGCGCGACGTCGTCGTTTCGGTTCGACAAGACGCAGCCGCTGGCAGGCAATGACCGGCTCAATTACAAGATCCCGGTTAACTGGCTCATCGCCGAACACAAATCGCAGGGCACGATGCAGTTGTTTGTAAACCGTGGAGACATAGAGGAATACTGGGTCTATCACCTGAATCCGCCGGACGCCGTCGAACGCGCGGCAGGCTACTTCGATGCGCTCAACAATTTCGTGGACTCCCACGGTGCTCCCGATGGAAACTAG
- the pruA gene encoding L-glutamate gamma-semialdehyde dehydrogenase — MNNSIPVVPHPVNEPVLSFAPGSAERDSLKSQLKSIQADQLEIPVIIGGKEVFTKDVKTVTAPHRHDLTLGTAHMAGSPEVEQAIDAALKARAEWAATPWTERAAIFLRAADLLAGSWRDKMNAATMLGQSKNCYQAEIDAACELIDFFRFNAHFMQQIYEDQPISSPGVWNRLQYRALEGFVFAVTPFNFSSIAGNLPSAPALMGNIVVWKPASSALYSAYFTYKLLEAAGLPPGVINMVPGRGANVGNPVFASPHFSGLHFTGSTSTFQFMWKTIGTNIANYRSYPRIVGETGGKDFIMVHASADADQVATAIVRGGFEYQGQKCSAPSRVYVPRSLWPAIRSSLLDQLGEIKMGDVEDFSNFVNAVIDKAAYQSITEYIVEAKQSPDVEVLFGGSFSDAEGYFIEPTVLVTTDPKYRTMCEEIFGPVVTVFVYEDSQFDETMTLVDETSPYALTGAIFSNDRSIAADMTTRLVDAAGNFYINDKPTGAVVGQQPFGGARASGTNDKAGSYLNLIRWTSARSIKETFEAPRHFGYPFHQQP; from the coding sequence ATGAACAATTCTATTCCTGTCGTCCCGCATCCAGTCAACGAGCCGGTGCTGTCGTTCGCGCCGGGTTCTGCGGAGCGCGATTCGCTCAAGTCGCAGCTGAAGTCGATACAGGCAGATCAGCTCGAGATCCCGGTGATTATTGGCGGCAAAGAGGTGTTCACCAAGGACGTCAAGACGGTCACTGCACCCCATCGGCATGATCTCACCCTGGGCACAGCCCATATGGCCGGATCGCCCGAGGTGGAGCAGGCCATTGATGCGGCGCTTAAGGCTCGCGCGGAGTGGGCCGCCACACCATGGACCGAACGAGCCGCAATTTTTCTTCGGGCCGCAGATCTTCTGGCGGGTTCCTGGCGCGACAAAATGAATGCCGCTACCATGTTGGGGCAAAGCAAGAACTGCTATCAGGCGGAGATTGACGCGGCCTGTGAGTTGATCGATTTCTTTCGGTTCAACGCACACTTCATGCAGCAGATTTACGAAGATCAACCGATCTCGTCGCCCGGCGTCTGGAACCGGCTTCAGTATCGCGCGCTCGAGGGATTTGTCTTCGCAGTCACACCGTTCAACTTTTCCTCCATCGCCGGTAACCTGCCTTCGGCGCCGGCGCTCATGGGCAACATCGTCGTCTGGAAGCCCGCGTCGTCTGCACTCTACTCCGCGTACTTCACCTACAAACTACTCGAGGCCGCGGGGCTTCCACCGGGCGTAATCAATATGGTGCCCGGCAGAGGCGCCAATGTCGGCAATCCCGTGTTCGCGTCCCCGCATTTCAGCGGATTGCACTTCACCGGGTCTACGTCCACATTCCAGTTCATGTGGAAGACCATCGGTACGAACATTGCCAACTACCGATCCTACCCGAGAATCGTTGGCGAAACCGGAGGCAAGGACTTCATCATGGTGCACGCCTCTGCAGATGCCGATCAGGTGGCGACCGCAATAGTGCGCGGCGGCTTTGAGTACCAGGGCCAGAAGTGTTCTGCACCCTCTCGCGTGTACGTACCCAGGTCCCTGTGGCCGGCAATTCGGTCCTCCCTCCTTGACCAGCTCGGAGAGATCAAGATGGGCGACGTCGAGGACTTTTCGAACTTCGTCAATGCAGTGATCGACAAGGCCGCATATCAGAGCATCACCGAGTACATCGTAGAGGCCAAGCAGTCTCCGGATGTCGAGGTGCTTTTTGGAGGGTCGTTCTCCGATGCCGAGGGCTACTTCATAGAACCCACGGTGCTCGTTACGACTGATCCGAAATATCGAACGATGTGCGAGGAGATCTTCGGTCCCGTTGTCACCGTCTTTGTCTATGAAGACAGTCAGTTCGACGAGACGATGACGCTCGTGGATGAGACATCTCCGTACGCACTGACGGGAGCCATTTTCTCGAATGATCGCAGTATTGCCGCCGACATGACGACACGCCTCGTCGATGCGGCGGGCAATTTCTACATCAACGACAAGCCGACGGGCGCAGTCGTCGGCCAGCAGCCCTTTGGTGGTGCGCGCGCATCCGGAACGAACGACAAGGCGGGCTCCTACCTGAATCTAATCAGGTGGACTTCGGCGCGATCTATCAAGGAGACGTTCGAAGCCCCGCGCCACTTCGGTTATCCGTTTCATCAGCAACCATAA